The window aaatgtGGGTACATTacatgttttttgttttctcattttcaaatgcTTTTTGAAAGATGGTTCATAGTACAACTTTTAATCTTACAAAAGCTTTGGCTGAGATAATTGTATACAGTACCATTATTATCGTGCCATAGGCACAAGTTTATCACTAGTTAACAGATATAAAATTAGTTTGATTGGCAAATTTTTACAGCCTCTTTATACCGGTTACACAAAGTTTTGCCGCTAGTTAACATATATAAAATTggtttgtgaaaatctcaagtgTCTTATTTTTATGAGCAATGTTTTCGTTTCAAATCATATGGATTTTAGGTCAAGTGCAGATCAAAGAGAGCACATATCTCTTATAGTTCAAGTTGGGTTAGGTAATGAGGAAATCCGATTAGGTCCATTAACACTTTTAGTTGGTATGAGTTAGAAAGAGTCCGTGTTAAGTTTTTGGAAATAATGCTtcagcttttcttttgatggttTATCTTTGGAAAAGTCACGGCACTATCATATTACTCACGTTGCACTACGGCCACGATCGTTGGCATTATATGACATATGTATGAATAATAACTATTATTTCTATTGCGATAGGACAAGCGattgaacaaaatatagacaaaagaagaaaatctattggacaccagatttacgtggttcagtcgtaaagacctacgtccatggGNNNNNNNNNNNNNNNNNNNNNNNNNNNNNNNNNNNNNNNNNNNNNNNNNNNNNNNNNNNNNNNNNNNNNNNNNNNNNNNNNNNNNNNNNNNNNNNNNNNNGGACCCcctggaaaatgagaaaagggcTGGTATTCGgctggctcggctcggctccacCTGCAGAAAAGAAAGGACGGTAGCCTACGGCCCTACGTTTGTGCAGAAGATGGCCAGCGGACCCACGCCTCCACGTGGCGCTTCATGAATGGCCGGAGAGAGAACGTCTTTGTTGTAGAGAGGAGGCcgtccattttcttcttcagggATGGAAGGAGACAGGATatgagcgagcgagagagaaataaaTGCGTGCAGGCTGTTATATGCAGGTCTAGTGATAggggaaataataataaaaaaaattgttttgcgGGAGAAGAACTACTTCTACGAAAAAATCTTCAATGGCCCCACACCTCCAGGCGCTTCATGACTCGTCGGAGACTACGCTGTCTTGGTGGTcgggaccacccaatattttctcatattatATAAGCCCTTTTGTCCAATGCCTGAGCAAGAGTTATCGTTTGGCAGAGGGGATTcctggagaaaatattgggtggtccgggaccaccacgtcagcgtggtcccggaccactcacgcGACGACGCCACGTGTATGGGGAGAGGACAAAGGACCGAAACTGAGCCCACttctctgacgctctctctcctctttctctcttttgtccccCTTCCCATACACGTGACACCGCGTGAGTGGTTCGGGACCACGTTGACGTggcggtcccggaccacccaatattttctcggatTCCTGACCGAGGTGACGCCAGGTGGGATTTGGGAGCTACTCCCTGCATAGGATAAGGTTCTAGAAGAATATGAGGAAGTGAGGGAGAAAAGCACAAAGAAGGAGTTGGGAGTAAAAACCAAttttagagaaagagagagagagaatggcttcTGAGGGGAAGAGGACTGCAAGAACATGTAGCGCTCACAATGGCGACATCGACAATAGGTGGTCACTTCAGGGAATGACCGCCCTCGTCACTGGCGGTAGCAAAGGAATtgggtctctctctttctcctacTCAACGAACACTTCCTTTTTTTATGTTGTTCATTTAGATGATCGATCAACTCTTATGGTTTAGGTTAAGAAAAAAACATCATAATTTAGGCATTTGAAGACAGCCAATCCTGTGCCTATGTCAATCAAACTAATTTTATATCTGTTAACTAACGACAAACCTAGAAGCAAATCTCAACCGTCCACATAAAATTAGTGAATTGATCTTGTAATGACCCATGGATGAAGTTGGGAGGAAGGTAAGGTTGCATTTGTGTTTTAGAGTATGTGCTTAAACTTATATGACTACTGATTAGGgtgcttaaaataaattatttgtttttacaatttccattttgtgtgtgtgtgtttttaattttggaatatcTATTATAGCAAAATGGGTATAGTTGCCCAACTTAGGACTATCCGGGCCAGAAAAATTCAAGTCAGGCATGTTAGATAGGGCTTTCAACTATAGCAGGTGCTTTTGAATCTGATTATATTCGATTTCATAGATAAAATGCTAGACAACTAATTTCATGATCACTCAAAACTTTATATGACAAAGATGATGAGAGATCAATTACTTCGAGGATTTGTAGCTGGATAGGCTGGTttatgcatttttgtttttttatttaaagtttTGTTGTCTTTAGATGTTAATAGCTCATAGACATGTCGCTAGCTAGTAGAATTTGCATTCTCCGATTGTCATGATCCAGTGCATTTAAAGGCTTTAATCATCTGTTAGACTTCAATTGCCTGTGTAATCAAATGTTCCGCACATTCCAATGTATCACCTGTCAACTTCTTCTATTGGCAAAGAAGAAGGGCTTGATCTGTTCTCGTTTGCAATTACAAGTTGGTAAATGGTCATAATGTCGTCCCGTGCTTAGGCGTGCTATTGTTGAGGAATTAGCGGGGCTTGGGGCTACCGTCTACACCTGCTCCAGGACTGAAGCTGAACTCAATGAATGCTTGAAAGAGTGGAAGCGTAAGGGCTTCCAAGTGGCGGGTTCGGCTTGCGACGTTTCCTCAAGATCCGAGCGAGAGAAACTGATGCTCGCCGCGTCCTCCCTCTTTGACGGCAAGCTCAACATCCTAGTAAGTGTCGGTCGTCTTTGACCCCGTGGATCCAATAACAACATTGATAAGGTCACGATTTGTGCTTTTATTTCGATAGATTTTGTTccgtttttcattttcttgggaTTGGTTTGTGTGTTAGATAAACAACGTTGGGACTCTGGGGACAACCGGTGGAATGCCGACCGTGGATTGCACGGCGGAAGATTTCTCCTTCATTATGACTACTAACTTCGAATCGGCTTATCACTTGAGCCAGCTTGCGCATCCTCTTCTCAAGGCTTCGGGAACCGGAAGCATCGTGTTCTTGTCATCCGTCTGCGGTATTGTTTCACTCAGCGTCGGATCAATTTATTCAGCCACAAAAGGTGAATTGATAGTATCATGAGCAACTATTTAAACACTTTTAATATGGAGCTAAACAAATTCCATATGTTTCTTACTTTCTCAACTCATTGTTAGGAGCAATGAACCAGTTGACCAAGAATTTGGCGTGCGAATGGGCTAAGGACAACATAAGAAGCAACTCTGTTGCACCTTATTTTATTCTGACTCCATTGACCGAGCCTGTAATTTAATGTCCCAAGGCTTTAAATTTctatcttgaccatttttcccATCGTGATCTAACGTTAACCCATCCTCCGTCGCAGCTACTTTGTAGTGAGGAGTTTCATAAGGAGGCAATAGCCAGGGCGCCGCTCGGTCGCACAGGAGAGCCGAAGGAGGTGTCGTCACTTGTGGCCTTCTTGTGCTTGCCGGCAGCCTCCTATATAACGGGGCAGACCATTTGTGTCGATGGAGGATTCACTGTCAATGGCTTCTCCTTTCCTAGAGCATGAGTGTAACTTTGTTCTGTGTCTGAGATGTTTGTCGTGCGTTGCCGTCGCAGGGATAAAGAAGTTTATTAACCAATAATGGCAACGTCGCAATACGTTTCAATGTGTACGTCGATCATTTGTTGACCGCATATAAGGGAGAGTATCGTACTCCCACTTTGTATTCCCTTTCGAGCTCTTTTATGCAATTGCCTATGAGTAAAATTTATGTACTTGACAAGCAATGATGGAAACAGCAGACATGATATACTACAACAGCACCATCCGAgaatataacatttttttacACAAGACAAACAAAGTTTGATTCACATATATGTTATATCTGTTTTCCATATATCTAAACGCTAAATCATAAAATCCAAAgtgtaatttattattaattccTAACACGAAATTGACCAAGTATGTTTCGTAGCAATTGTATCGTCAAAATCGTCTTTGTAATGCTATGTTAATAATATTTGTGAAAGAATGCCTCCTTTTATGGCACTGCCTTGGTCAAAGAGATGTTTTAATTTGAACATGAGATCCACAACATCAAGATGGTATGAATCGAGAAACTTGATGCATTGGAAATATAGAACCACTGAAATTAACATATATAGCTTTATATAACCGTAGCAAGGTAGAGGTTATCACTAGCTTTGCCTTCATATGAGTGAGAGATGTGATGATGAGGTAAAATTCAATAACGCAGCCTGAAAACATGCCGGAAAATTCTTTTTTGTGATCTAAAAATAGCATCAAATGCCTTGACCCTACAGCCTCACAGCGTTGAGCTTTGTAGGAGCTTCTGGACGGGCAATACTGACCACATAACTCTGGGTTGATCAAATCTTATCTCTAGTTAAAGTAGAGGTGCACGAAATTTCGGGCCTAAGCTAGAAAAGTCCGGATCAGAGACGGCTAATTCATTTTGATTCGGGCTAGTGTAATTAAGGACTAGGCGCAACCTACAATCATTATGATCAATTCGTTTTGGATGGGCCAAGAAATACACAAGTGCTTGGCCAAGCACAATCCTACTATCTCTGAAATTATTATAAAGGAATGATATatcaaaattgacaattttCAAATGCCTAAATCatgaagttatttttctcaaccTAAACCATAACAATTAATCGATCATCTAAATCAACGACATAAGAAAAACGAAGTGtttgatgagagagagagagacccgaTTCTTTTGGTACCACCGATGACCAGGGCGGCCATTCCCTGAAGTGACCACCTGTTGTCGTTGTTGCCGCTGCGACTGCTGCATCTACTTGCAGCTTGCAGTCCCCTTCCCCTCACGCCGCATGTGAATTGCGAACCACTCCCAACGTAAGGTCATAGAAGTCTGCTGAGGGTGAGAACTGTAGCAATGACAAGACTTAGGACGCCGCAACGATTTCGAACCACAGAATTTGCATTCTATCATGGAAGTAGGCAAGTCCCACACCTATCTTTTATCGAAGCACCACGTTACTTGTGTTTTCATGTTACTCAGGTTGAACTGATAGTTATTCATACAGTTGTCATATAATGCCAACCTTCATGATCATCCTGGTGCAATGTGAGTAACATGATAGTGTAGAAACATTCTCAAATGTGAATCACCAAATAGAAAACTAATGAATTACTAAATCCAGAGACTTAGTGTGAACttttccaagcccataccaaccgtatttttcgagttttttaattttaattagcaTAACATGTAAATTAGTTTATTTACGAGTCGCCACTCATCAATTATCAGTTGGTCgtatttttcgagtttttaatttaattagcatAACATGCAAATtaggttattattattattcttcttctaatttaaataatttagtttttaatttattttgaattaatattaaattaataaatttagtggcaaaatgatgtcgttttgcaccTTCATTGCTGAGTTGGCTTTTGGCAAGCCACGTAGATCACatatattattagaaaaatgccacgttgggTTTTCGGCTACTTTCACTAGATTTGGCACTAATGTGTCCCACTATTAAAAGagagtggcatttaagtgtacattttagAACTTTTAGCACTAAAGTATTCActtatgccaagttttggcattctcGATATTCTTTGTCCAACATCTAACTATTAAAGATATGTTAAAAAAGTTTAGGTTAGTGCCTGACATATGCCACATAGGACCGCCAACATCCACGTCAATTATTTCTAAtctaaattggctaaataaaTTGAAGTGGTATcaaagtaaaaaggtttagaactaaagtttaaaactgaatttgtattaatgcaataggtttatgacttttttgatactgTTCCCAATTATCAACGTACTACTTCCCCTTGTTATGTGGCCATTGTATCAGACACGTTAATTGCCAGCCTAATCTAAGTGGGCAATGATAGTGATAGCCACCCTCCTAAAGGCAACAGGGATTCCCCGAGGAATGTTGACAGATTGCTAAGTGATTGTGAATAGCTTTGCCTAACATGAGCCTTCCCAAATTTACCAATCACAActtaatttttccaataaattatTCAAGCAATATTAGATTAAAGTTGCCACTAACCTATTAAGTGTCGAGTAGTAACCCGGATAGGATGTAGCGGTCCATCTTGCTCCCAAGAACCAAATTTAATTATGCTATATGAATCTAACATTGTTTTTTTACCCTTCTCTTTATAAAATCGCTTTATCATATTATAGCCTAAAAGTGATCGTGAATGGTTCTCaagcaataaaataaacaatcaGGCAATAAACATCAAATAACGAAATAATAAATATctagcaaataaataaataactagaATAATAAAGAACTCCAGCCGAATTGGGCAATAATTACAAAGCTTTTTCATAGGCTTTAGGGTAAAACCCTGTGTGCTGTAGGTGAAAAGTCTAAAAGTACTCGTGCAAGCTTCCTAAAATAGACAATTGTATCACAGGAAAGTGAATATGCAAATGTAACATGCTATGTAAAGTAAATTCACTAAATGAAGTGTTTTTTGAAAATGAGCCATTAAACATGGGAATAGAATTTAACATTATGCAATCCAATACTAAGGCTATATTTCATAGTtaggataaaattcaagatatgatATTATCCTATCCTGCATTTGGTGTCGCTCAAGATAGGATATAGTCGCATATAAATGGTATAGACCGGATAATATTATCCTATGATGGAAATGGGATAAATGTGGATGGGATTTCTAATATCTATAAtaggaaagttttttttttttttttaatgaaaaacttcttaaattaacaaaattaaattatatatcaatataaataatatttgaattctaatataataaattcaaaataaaaaatagttattttaatttaatcttattttatttatatatttgaatttaattctattttataatataaattcaatatctaaatataaatatatattattacatattttaggtactttagtattttaggtatattcgCATAGTTTACCATTTAATAAAagtttattagagaatgatggaaggggaagaaagaaataaaaaagatattaattgataaaagagaggaaaataaaataaaataaaataaaataaagtgggTAAGAGTGTCACGAGAGTTTTTATCAtctccatttgtaaaatttgtttattcattttaacTAATATACTGTTAATATCAaacaatgtacatgatatgatatgaatacaTTCGATTTAATTACTGCAATTACTAAACATTGaatatgatataataaaatctctagatttcatatcctatcatattCAGTCCTatcctaattaaaaattcgaacaATCAAACGTAATCTAAAAGAATGAATCTACTTATATAATATGAATATGCCCTAAATGCATCCTCCTACATATTTTTGTGATTATTCAAATGAAGATGCAATCTAATTACTagaagaaatgattttttaaattttttattttataacttGTGATTATGGTAACAAACATATG of the Eucalyptus grandis isolate ANBG69807.140 chromosome 10, ASM1654582v1, whole genome shotgun sequence genome contains:
- the LOC104422473 gene encoding tropinone reductase homolog At2g30670; protein product: MASEGKRTARTCSAHNGDIDNRWSLQGMTALVTGGSKGIGRAIVEELAGLGATVYTCSRTEAELNECLKEWKRKGFQVAGSACDVSSRSEREKLMLAASSLFDGKLNILINNVGTLGTTGGMPTVDCTAEDFSFIMTTNFESAYHLSQLAHPLLKASGTGSIVFLSSVCGIVSLSVGSIYSATKGAMNQLTKNLACEWAKDNIRSNSVAPYFILTPLTEPLLCSEEFHKEAIARAPLGRTGEPKEVSSLVAFLCLPAASYITGQTICVDGGFTVNGFSFPRA